A DNA window from Ipomoea triloba cultivar NCNSP0323 chromosome 10, ASM357664v1 contains the following coding sequences:
- the LOC116032143 gene encoding guanosine nucleotide diphosphate dissociation inhibitor At5g09550-like, whose protein sequence is MDEEYDVIVLGTGLKECIISGLLSVDGLKVLHMDKNDYYGGESTSLNLVQLWKRLRGTDKPAENLGASKEYNVDMIPKFMMANGALVRVLIHTKVTKYLNFKAVDGSFVYNKGKVYKVPATDVEALKSSLMGLFEKRRARKFFIYVQEFDEADPKTHHGMNLNTITAKQFIAKYELEDNTIDFIGHALALQTDDKYLEQPAIDFVKKVKLYAESLARFQAGSPYIYPMYGLGELPQGFARLSAVYGGTYMLNKPECKVEFDESGKAYGVTSEGETAKCKKVVCDPSYLTDKVKKVGKVSRAICIMSHPIPHTHDSHSAQVILPQKQLGRKSDMYLFCCSYSHNIAPKGKYIAFVLTEAETDNPEAELKPGVDLLGPVDEIFYETYDRYVPINDSAADNCFISASYDASTHFESTVQDVLAMYTKITGKAVDLSVDLSAASAGGEDEDQ, encoded by the exons ATGGATGAAGAATACGACGTCATCGTTCTCGGCACCGGCCTCAAGGAGTGCATCATCAGCGGCCTTCTCTCCGTTGATGGACTCAAG GTGCTACACATGGACAAAAATGACTATTATGGAGGGGAGTCCACTTCGCTTAATCTAGTTCAG CTTTGGAAGCGGCTTAGAGGGACTGACAAGCCTGCAGAGAATTTGGGTGCAAGCAAAGAGTACAATGTTGATATGATTCCAAAA TTCATGATGGCAAATGGTGCTTTGGTGCGAGTGCTTATCCATACTAAAGTTACCAAATACCTGAACTTCAAAGCAGTAGATGGTAGTTTTGTTTACAACAAAGGAAAG GTCTACAAAGTTCCTGCAACTGATGTTGAAGCACTGAAATCCTCACTGATGGGGTTGTTTGAGAAGCGTCGTGCCCGAAAGTTCTTTATTTATGTGCAAGAATTTGATGAGGCGGACCCAAAGACTCATCATGGAATGAACCTGAACACCATCACAGCTAAACAATTTATAGC GAAATATGAGCTTGAAGACAATACGATTGATTTTATTGGTCATGCCCTGGCTCTCCAGACTGATGATAAGTATTTGGAGCAACCTGCAATTGATTTTGTGAAGAAAGTCAAG CTATATGCAGAGTCTTTGGCTCGCTTTCAAGCAGGTTCTCCTTATATCTATCCAATGTATGGACTCGGGGAATTGCCTCAG GGATTTGCACGTCTAAGTGCAGTTTATGGTGGGACTTACATGCTTAACAAGCCCGAGTGTAAG GTGGAGTTTGATGAGAGTGGCAAAGCCTATGGTGTGACCTCTGAAGGAGAAACAGCTAAATGCAAGAAAGTTGTTTGTGATCCATCATATTTAACTGATAAG GTCAAGAAGGTTGGGAAGGTTTCTCGTGCTATATGCATAATGAGCCATCCTATCCCCCACACACATGACTCTCATTCTGCTCAGGTTATTTTGCCACAAAAACAACTTGGTCGCAAATCAGACAT GTACTTATTCTGCTGCTCCTATTCTCACAACATTGCTCCCAAAGGGAAGTATATAGCCTTTGTTTTGACAGAGGCCGAAACAGACAATCCAGAAGCAGAACTAAAGCCGGGGGTCGACTTACTTGGACCTGTGGATGAGATATTTTATGAAACTTATGACAGATACGTACCCATAAATGACTCTGCTGCTGATAATTGCTTCATATCTGCT AGCTATGATGCTTCAACGCACTTTGAGAGCACAGTACAGGATGTGCTAGCCATGTATACCAAAATCACTGGCAAG GCTGTTGATTTGTCTGTGGACCTGAGTGCTGCAAGTGCGGGTGGTGAAGATGAAGATcaatag
- the LOC116032144 gene encoding beta-ureidopropionase, whose product MENRKEDSNDAGAVSANSNAHAQSTTESSKNGSISGFDSLHRLLQASLTPQLFQEVSRLLLGLNCGRAVEAIELPEPAKALSAKHGFDLQAFLFRADKESLREPRIVRVGLIQNSIALPTTAPFLEQKRAIFQKLSPIIDAAGTAGVNILCLQEAWTMPFAFCTREKRWCEFAEPVDGESTLFLQEFARKYNMVIISPILERDVKHGETLWNTCVVIGNRGNIIGKHRKNHIPRVGDFNESTYYMEGNNGHPVFETAYGKIAVNICYGRHHPLNWLAFGLNGAEIVFNPSATVGELSEPMWPIEARNAAIANSYFVASINRVGTEVFPNAFTSGDGKPEHTDFGHFYGSSHFSSPDASCTPSLSRYRDGLIISDMDLNLCRQLKDKWGFRMTARYEMYADLLSRYVKPDFEPQVISDPLLHKNAS is encoded by the exons ATGGAGAACAGGAAAGAAGACAGTAACGACGCTGGCGCTGTATCAGCCAACTCTAATGCTCATGCACAATCAACAACAGAGAGCTCCAAAAACGGTTCCATCTCTGGCTTCGACTCTCTTCATCGCCTCCTTCAAGCTTCCCTCACCCCCCAACTCTTTCAG GAAGTCAGCCGCTTGCTTCTTGGGCTAAATTGTGGGAGAGCAGTTGAGGCCATTGAACTTCCTGAGCCTGCCAAAGCTCTGTCAGCAAAACATGGCTTTGATCTTCAG GCATTTTTGTTTCGTGCTGACAAAGAGTCGTTGAGAGAACCTCGGATCGTCAGGGTTGGCCTCATTCAGAATTCTATTGCTCTTCCTACGACTGCACCTTTCTTGGAACAGAAGAGGGCCATATTTCAGAAGTTGTCGCCCATCATTGATGCTGCTGGGACTGCGGGAGTAAATATCCTGTGTTTGCAA GAGGCCTGGACGATGCCATTTGCATTCTGTACTCGTGAGAAAAGATGGTGTGAATTTGCTGAGCCGGTAGATGGAGAATCTACACTGTTTCTTCAAGAGTTTGCTAGAAAGTATAACATGGTCATTATCAGTCCCATTCTTGAGAGGGATGTGAAACATGGAGAGACGCTCTGGAATACGTGTGTAGTCATTGGTAATCGTGGTAACATTATTGGAAAACACCGGAAG AATCATATACCTAGAGTCGGGGACTTTAATGAGAGTACATACTATATGGAAGGAAACAATGGCCATCCTGTCTTTGAGACGGCTTATGGCAAGATTGCGGTTAATATATGTTATGGAAGGCATCATCCTCTCAACTGGTTAGCTTTCGGGCTAAATGGAGCTGAGATTGTTTTCAACCCTTCAGCTACTGTCGGTGAGCTCAGTGAACCAATGTGGCCCATCGAG GCTCGTAATGCAGCAATAGCAAATAGTTACTTTGTTGCTTCAATAAATCGAGTTGGAACCGAAGTTTTCCCCAATGCATTCACATCTGGAGATGGAAAGCCcgagcacacagattttgggcaTTTCTATGGTTCTAGCCATTTCTCGTCACCAGATGCTTCGTGCACACCGTCTTTATCCCGTTACAGAGACGGCTTGATCATATCGGACATGGATCTTAACCTCTGCAGACAACTCAAGGACAAGTGGGGATTCAGGATGACTGCACGATACGAAATGTATGCAGACTTGCTTTCTCGCTATGTAAAACCAGATTTCGAGCCACAAGTCATCTCTGATCCCTTGTTACATAAGAATGCCTCTTAG
- the LOC116032147 gene encoding nicotinamidase 1-like — MVLKTIDLIKNEIPLNEESVVISEAAKTGLVLVDIINGFCTVGAGNLAPREPNKQISEMIDESARLARLFCEKGWPVLAFLDSHSADKLEHPYPPHCISGSDESNLVPALRWLENEPNVRIRHKDCYDGYIGSAEEDGSNAFVDWVKDNKIQVLLVVGVCTDICVLDFVCSTISARNRGFLDPLEDVVVCSKGCATFDFPPSMANNTKDIMPHPQELTHHMGLYMAKQRGAKIAKDVSISQV; from the exons ATGGTACTAAAGACAATTGATCTTATTAAGAATGAAATTCCTCTAAATGAGGAATCAGTGGTTATATCAGAGGCTGCCAAGACTGGCCTAGTTCTTGTAGATATCATCAATGGCTTCTGCACTGTTGGAGCTGGAAATCTG GCTCCAAGAGAACCCAACAAGCAGATTTCAGAAATGATTGATGAATCTGCAAGGCTGGCAAGGCTGTTCTGTGAAAAGGGTTGGCCTGTTCTTGCCTTTCTTGATTCACACAGTGCTGACAAGCTTGAACACCCTTATCCTCCTCACTGCATCTCTGGCTCTGATGAATCCAATCTTGTTCCTG CTCTGAGATGGCTAGAGAATGAACCAAATGTGAGGATCAGGCACAAAGATTGCTACGATGGCTACATTGGATCAGCTGAGGAAGACGGCTCTAACGCTTTTGTTGATTGGGTAAAAGACAACAAGATTCAAGTT TTACTGGTGGTTGGAGTTTGCACAGACATTTGTGTTCTTGATTTCGTTTGCTCAACCATATCGGCTAGAAACCGAGGTTTTCTTGATCCTTTGGAGGATGTTGTTGTTTGCTCAAAGGGATGTGCCACTTTTGATTTCCCACCTTCCATGGCAAACAACACCAAAGATATCATGCCTCATCCCCAGGAGCTCACGCATCACATGGGACTTTACATGGCCAAACAAAGAGGAGCAAAGATAGCTAAAGATGTATCTATTTCTCAAGTTTGA
- the LOC116031685 gene encoding transcription termination factor MTERF4, chloroplastic-like, with amino-acid sequence MVGKPGFSFARMLLSKGNGCKERQFFFFFYSPSLRSSAGNSYSSTAKVAAEKAGDRMADHFLVNYLTDSLNFSRDDAISAAAKVSQFKSQTKPAIVVKYLQQIGMEPTHIRAAVSRFPKLLFSDPEKTLNPKIQCLQELGMSGPNLVSFITRDASFLSRGLETHLRPALHFLKEAAGSNHNALKALKRSGWLLSYGSYKTMEENVQVLRNLGFPDEKIQQFVMARPSYLTNKSGWIVKILNRVEKEFGIPRSAPMFYSGVFVATALSKSTVDRKLEILRSFGWSNSEISTMVQKQPHSLTVSEVRLKRVLNFLMKELGYSSHYLAFRPMFLMSSLEKKTIPRSQVLKILKENQLRACSLFTAISLTESKFSNDYLLPHKDKLPEMYQRYITSMEM; translated from the coding sequence ATGGTCGGAAAGCCTGGATTTTCGTTTGCTAGGATGCTCCTAAGCAAAGGCAATGGCTGCAAGGAGAGacagtttttcttctttttctataGCCCTAGCTTGAGGTCTTCTGCGGGGAATAGCTACTCTTCTACTGCTAAAGTGGCCGCGGAAAAGGCCGGCGATCGGATGGCGGACCATTTCTTGGTGAACTATCTCACTGACTCACTCAACTTCTCCAGAGATGACGCCATCTCCGCTGCCGCAAAGGTAAGCCAATTCAAATCTCAAACAAAACCCGCCATAGTTGTGAAGTATCTGCAACAGATAGGTATGGAGCCAACCCATATCAGGGCTGCAGTTTCCAGGTTTCCAAAATTGCTATTCTCTGACCCTGAGAAAACCCTTAATCCCAAAATTCAGTGCCTCCAAGAACTCGGGATGTCCGGGCCAAACCTTGTCAGTTTTATCACTAGGGATGCTTCCTTTCTTTCTAGAGGATTAGAGACTCATTTGAGACCTGCATTACATTTTCTCAAAGAAGCAGCAGGTAGTAACCATAATGCCTTGAAAGCTTTAAAGAGATCTGGTTGGTTGCTTTCTTATGGTAGTTACAAAACTATGGAAGAGAATGTACAGGTGTTGCGAAATTTGGGGTTTCCTGATGAGAAAATCCAACAGTTTGTAATGGCAAGACCGAGTTATTTGACAAACAAGTCTGGTTGGATTGTCAAGATTCTGAATAGAGTAGAAAAGGAGTTTGGGATTCCTCGAAGCGCCCCAATGTTTTACAGTGGAGTGTTTGTCGCGACTGCGCTGAGTAAATCAACTGTGGACAGGAAACTCGAAATCTTGAGGAGCTTTGGGTGGTCGAATTCAGAAATTTCTACCATGGTGCAAAAACAACCTCATTCTTTAACTGTATCAGAGGTTAGGTTGAAAAGGGTGCTGAATTTTTTAATGAAGGAGCTTGGCTATAGCTCCCATTACTTGGCTTTTCGCCCCATGTTTCTTATGTctagtttggagaagaagaccATCCCTCGGAGTCAAGTGTTGAAGATTCTTAAAGAAAATCAGCTGAGAGCATGCTCACTCTTTACCGCAATATCATTGACTGAATCAAAGTTTTCTAATGATTATCTGCTACCCCACAAGGATAAGCTGCCTGAAATGTATCAAAGATACATAACAAGTATGGAGATGTAG